In Candidatus Poribacteria bacterium, the genomic window CACGTCTTGATGAACGTATCACAGGGGTCCTATCTACCAAGGGAAGTTTGTAATGAGGAGAAAACGCTTATGAGTAATGGGAACGTTATTGCAGTTATTCTTGGAGGCGGTCGCGGCACGCGTCTATTTCCACTGACCCGCGACCGGGCGAAACCGAGTGTCCCGATCGCAGGCAAATTTCGACTCGTGGACATACCTATTAGTAATTGCTTCCATTCAGGTTTGGAACGCATCTATGTCCTGACGCAGTTTAATTCTGTCTCCTTGAATCGACATATCGCGCAGACGTACCGCTTTGATACATACCGCCGCGGGTTCGTCCAAATCCTCGCAGCACAACAAACACTGATGGGCGAAGAGTGGTATCAGGGAACAGCGGACGCAGTCAAACACAACCAACCTTACATTCTCAACCCGCGTTTCGCAGACAATTATGTCTTGATCCTCGCCGGTGACCACCTGTATCGAATGGATTACCGTGAGATGCTCAAAGTTCACACCGAATCTAACGCCGCCATCACTGTGTCCGTAATTCCGGTGAAAAGAGAGGATACGAGCGGGCTTGGCATCCTTCAGGCGGATGCGAACGGACGCATCGTTGATTTCGTCGAGAAACCCCAAACCGAAGAGGAACTGGATCAGTTACGCGTTAAACCCGAAGTCTTTACATCCCGAGGAATTGAACCTCACGGTAGAGAATACATCGCCTCAATGGGAATCTACATTTTTAATAGAGAGGTCTTGCAAGCGATCCTTCGAGATGACACAAACGTCGACTTCGGCAAGGATATTATCCCGAAAAGCATTCAGACGCTTCCGGTTTCTGCTTACTTTTTCGACGGTTATTGGGAGGACATAGGGACCATTCGCTCCTTCTATTCGGCGAATATCGCACTCACCGACACCGCGCCTGCGTTCAATTTCTACGATGAACAGGCACCGATCTATACCAATAGGCGGCACCTCCCCAGCACCAAAGTCAACAGCAGTAGCATCCGATCCTCAATCCTCGCCGAAGGCTCTATCATCGATGACTCTGAAATTGATAGGACCATTGTCGGTATCCGAAGTATCATCTCCAACCGCAGTCGGATTTATCAGTCGGTACTCATGGGGGCAGACTACTACGAATCGGACGCATCCCGAGCAGAGAACGCACAAGCAGGCATCCCGAATATCGGCATTGGGCAGAATTGCCTTATCCAGAATGCAATCATTGACAAAAATGCGCGTATCGGTGATAATTCTGTACTCGTCAACCGAGATGGTGTCGATAATTTGGATGGCGACAATTACTATATCCGGGATGGGATTGTTATCGTTCCAAAGGATGCAACGATACCGCCTGAAACCGTCGTCTAATTCATAGCCTTGAATTCCATAATCAAGGTTGTTCAACAAGGAGGACTACTGATGTCCAAAGTGCTACCATTCCTAACGCTGAGTCTCTTAGCGTTAATACACTTCACGGCACCCCATGCTTTGGCACTCGATACAGACGGACTCGTTGGTGTGTGGTTGCTGGATGAGGGCAAAGGGGAAGCCGTTAAGGATTCCTCCGGTAACGGGTTGGATGGAAAAATCGCGCAAGGTAAGCCAAAATGGGTTAAAGGTAAGTTTGATGGTGCAATGGAATTCGGTGGATCGGATATGGTAACGGTCGATGATGACGACGCACTTGACCTGAGCGAGTTCACAATTGCCGCATGGATAAATATCCCAAAAGTCTCCGGCGCGTGGCAAATCATCGCTTCAAAAGAGAACCGCAATCCTACCGGTAGAAACTACGGGCTTTTCGGTCATATTAATACCGGGGTTATCCATTACTCTTTCACAACAAACGCCGGCTGGAAATCCTTCGATGCCAAAACCGTTGCAACAGATGGGGATTGGCATCACACCGCAGGCACTTACGATGGCTCTGATTTCAAATTCTATCTTGATGGGCAAGTAGATGCCGAAGTGTCGCCAGGGACGAAACCCGATAACCACGATAATTTTCTTTTTATCGGTGGATGCGACATCGGGAACTACTGGATGACAGGCGTTATTGATGAGGTAGTGCTTTACGACAGAGCCCTCAGTGAGAAGGAAATCAACGAATTAATCGAAGATGGAATGGTCGTTACGTTAGACGTTCAACCCGGTGGGAAACTGGTGACGACATGGAGCCAGATTAAAAGGTAAAATTAAAATATGTCTGAATTGAGACAACAACTCCTCGTGCTGCATCTGCACACACCTGACTTAAACAGTGGCGTTGTCGCTTGGGCACTCTACGATGGTACAGGTGAAAAACGCTATACCACAGGGGACAGCGAGACACCGCCCTATAACTCGGTTGTGGAGGCGATGCAAGACGGCTGGCGGGTGATTCAGTTTCCACAACAATTCCCTGCCTACCCCGGCATGGAATATCATACTTCATATCTCAGGTTTGAATATATCCTGGAGAAATTGGAGAAACTTTCATGAGTGACAAAAAGTATTTGCTCAATACGGAACAGATGGCGAATTTCGTAGCGGACGGGTATCTCCGCTTCGACGAACTCATTCCGCGCGCCTTGAACGAAGCGGCACACGCCGAAATGGAAGAGGGTATTATTGTGCGTGGACGCGGCGGCACGGTTTTAAACGAAGTCTGGGACGATGATTCTGCTGTTGGCACAGTTTTCCGACTTCCGGAAGTACAGGGCATCATCCACAGTCTGGTCGGTGAGAATCCACTTTACGATCACCACGCTGTTCACATCGTCCGCCCTCAAAACGATATCGGGCAAATTTGGCATGCCGATGCGATTATCGACCTACGGATGCACTTCGACATCCAATTCTTCTATTTCTCGCACGACACGCCGCGCGAAATGGGAGGGACAATGATTTTACCGGGGAGCCATTATCGCCGTGTCTGTGAAACGGACATCGCGCGGTATCAAAACTTCCTCGGGCAACTGCCTATCGCTTGTAATGCTGGCACACTAATTGTGGTACATCACGGGATGTGGCACTGTGCGCAACCGAATCTCACAGACCGCACGCGCTATATGTTCAAACTTCGCCTCAACCCAACAGTCCGTCAGTGCCAACTCTGGAACACCGACGATATAGACACACCGGGGATCCACGGTGCTTTAGGCAGAAATCACAGATGGTATGGGAACGATGTCCGGCTTGAAATCGTCAACCGTATCAAGCAATGGCGTTTCCTCACCGGTGATGACTCGTTTGATGTCGGTTACTGGCTCTCTCGCCTTGAAAACATGCCAGAGAACGCCCAAGACGCAGCATAGGTATCGGAACAAAGAAAGGCGCGGTTTAAAGCCGCGCCTTGAAAAAAGACGAATATGTGTAAACTGTAGACTACCGATCGCGCGCCCGTCCTCTTCTACCCCCGCGTTCTGCCCGTTCTCGTCGCATTTTCTGCATTATCTCGCGTCGTTCCTCTGGCGACGCATTCCTGATTTTCTCTGCTAATTCACCCGGTTTCATTCCCCACGCTGCTGCCTGCTCTTTCATCTCCATTTGTCTACGTTTTTCAGCTTCCATTTTAGCAGTGGCTTGGTTTCCTTGATTATTACTTCCCGCTTTTTCGGACTGCCCCTCGCTGGTTTGCGTAGCTTTACCGGTTTCGCGCCCGCGCGCAGTTGTAAGAAACTGAAGCTCGCCTGCCTTCAACGTTATAGGTTTTCCAGCGTTGTCCAGGGTTACCTGCTTTGCCTGAATGTCCTTTACGGTCATATCGCCGAGTTTTGTCCCTATCGTCACAAAGTGATACCGATTTGATCTTTTCTCGAGCAGCGTTGCCTGCGACACGGCACCCTCTGTCCCAACAGCGGTCCCAATTAAACTATAGGCGGGTTCGTTATTCGGTGGGGTCCAGCCAAGGGGACGAAAGAGATTGTTGTCAATAATTACTTTGTAGAACGCCGCATTTTCCCCGAAGTCGATGCTCCCTCGATTTTGACGTGCACGGAACCTATTGGCTGGTGCTGCGGCTTGCTCCTTCATTTTCAGCAGTGCTTGTGTTTTCGCCGAGTCGCTTTCCGTTTTTTTGATCGGGTTTATATCCGGCTTTGTAGCAATAAATTCCACTTTCGTTTTGTCTTGCCCGTAAAGTAATATCCCAAACCCGAGGAGTAGACACACGACACAACCGAGCCCTAACTTCGCAACGATGCTTTTTCGAGTGCTAACGATTTTCAATTGCATTCCTCTTCTCCGTTGAACTTTAAGACAGCGTCCCTACCTATCTACCCGTTTCTTCTATCTATTTATTACAATTGAGACAATCTTGATTTCAGAAAGGTTCTCTTTAATTTTACTATGCATTTCGCCGATTGTCAATAGAATTCACCATCCCCCTATGGATATTCAGTTTTACTTTGATGTAAACTGGAAACAGAGATTCCTCGTTACTGAGAACCGAGGGCTCAATGCGCTATCATTCCGGCAGGCGCACCCCTCAAACCGCGACTCCCGTATCATAGCAAAAAGCATTGACTTTCAAGAAAAAATGGAGTAAACTTTATAAAAATGGATCTCTCAACAAAGGAATAAGCTTGATGAAACGTTATAGCACCCCTCAAAAATACATCGCATTTGTCAGCAGTTGCGTTCTCATTTTCATCTTAACGGGTCAGCACGCCGATGCTGCGCGTCGCTCGAACGTTCTACCAATTGCCCTCTTTGCTTCAGGTATGAGTCTCCAGTTCGGAAGCAGTTTCTTAAAAGCCTCCTCTCAGAACCATTACGATAACTATCTCAACGCTGCAATCCAATCGGACATCCAAACACACAAAGACGCTTTCCGCGCCAGGCGGAATGCCGGCACGATCATGTCCCGTGTAGGTCTTGGATTTGTGGGACTTGCTGTGCTTTTCTCAATCTACAACCAACTGGATACCCCCGAAGTTGTAGAGGACGGAGCATCTTCAGCGGAAAACTGGAAGACCGATATTGGAATCCCGCTCACACGTCTGAGAGGTATCAGCAACCGCCTCCCCGAAAACACGAGTCTGTTACTGCCGAGGACCCCGTTCCAGTTGCATCCGCACTACGATTTCCAAACTCGGCGCGCGAGTCTCAGCCTTCTGCACCTTTTTTAATAGCCATCGGTAAAGAAGTGTTCTCCAAATCCATAGGGATAAAATCTCCGATAATCACGGTGAATCACATGAATCATAAAAATCACAGTCCAGATTTTTTCGGCAGACGACCCACCAGTAAGATTATGGTTGTGTTAAGTCTTCCTGTGTTGCTTGCGTTGGTTTTCCTTCATGCTTGCACGAGTAACGAAGACTTTGCGAACCCGCTCGACCCCGAGAACCTGCGGACATCCGGCGCGCCGGATGGTCTCACGCTTTACGCTGGCGATCAGCAGGTCCGGGTCACGTGGAACGACACTGGACAGGCGGGCATCAAAGCATACCGCATCTACAGACGGTCCACGGGGGGTGCAGACCCGGAATTCCAGCAAGTCGGATCTGTCGATGCCCCCGCAAACGAATTTACTGACACCCAAAATCTCGAAAACGACCGACGCGATGCGTCTGGACGGCTTCTCGCCTACGAATATCGCATCAGTTACCTCGATGCCAACGGTGTTGAAACGCCGGACCCGGCAAATCCGCCCGCTGAGACTGAAGATCCACGCCGCATCTGGAAAACCGCTTTGGCGACCCCAAGCGTGCCACCGCCTGCCCCGAACGTTACACTCGGTGATCCGACCGACCTTACCATCAAACTCTTTTGGGATGGCTATGAATTCCCTTACGACTTTTCTATCTTCCGCGTCTACGCTGCACTCGACACCGAAGATGACAAACCGCTACGTTTCGAGCTTATTGCCGAGCCGAAGCGAGATCGACTCTACTATTTTGACCACGATTTTCAAGTCGATGGCACTCGAAAGGTCTATCGCGTTGCGGGTGTTGATGAATTCGGCGCAGAGGCAATCACGACGATTACGGCAGCAGTCCCAAATGTGCCGCCTGCCTCTCCGAAAGACGTTCGGGTGCGTTATCTGGCGCGTTCTCTCTTTAATACAAAATACGATGCGGTTATCTCATGGACCCCGAACACGGAACCCGATCTTGCTGGGTACCAACTCTATACCAGAGATGCCGCTGGGAAACTCCTCCCGCGCCCTGCAGTCGGACCCAAGGAGCGCACTTTCACGATCCCCGGTGAAGACCCGATTCTCGTAGGTCAAGCATTAGAATTCAAGAAGTACTATATCACCGCCTATGACAATACACCCGGACCTGACGGACGCCGCGACGAAAGCGCGCTTGTGGAGGCGAAATCGCGATAGGTGCAGTGCCTCTGCCAAGCATCTCGAATAACGACATAACACTAAAGGATACATCCATGCACGCCAATTTTTCTAAATTAAATTCTGGGCTTACCCGTTATGCGCCGAAAAAGAGACAGCACAACACGCAAGCCTTCATTCTGATCATCTGTACTTTATTGCTGCTCACAGGCATAACAACACCCCTCTGGGCACAGTTGCCTCCCATCTCACACCTCAGCACTATCCAAACTGCGGAACCCGTCGGTAAGGGAGGCTCCAGTACCACGTTCGGATTCTTTCAATATCCGAAAGTGGATCTGCTACCGGACTTCGGGCAGATGGTTGATATCGGTGGATTTGAGGAAACCCATCGCGTAAGCCTGGAAATCGAGACCTTCCTGATTCCTGTTAAATTCGCTTACGGGTTAAGCGACGAACTCGACCTCGTGCTCGGCGGCACCTTCTCGACAGGCGGGGTGCGGAAAATCGTCCACGACTTCTACAACACCGCCACTGAGACTGCTGACGACCCAAACATCAATCGTCGCGTCTACGACCAGCCGCTCTTCGACGGCAGCCTTGGACTCAAATATAACATTAAACCCGACCGGAACGACAATCTACCCAGTATTTCTGTCGGTGGCGACGCGCATTTCGGGTTCACCGCAGATGATCGCCTCAACACAGACAACGAATTTCTTGACCACAGTCCTGCCGATGGATTCCCGTTTGTCGGTATCAACACCTATCTCGTAGGCACACAAAGATTCGGCAGCCTCTTTAAACTCCATGCCGGTGTCGGCGTCTTCTTAACCTCAAAGGCACTCAAAACGACTGACTTTTTTACACTCAATTGGCAAGTCGGCGGTGAGATCGCTGTCTCTGACAACATGTGGTTGATAGCCGACTTCTCGCGCGAACTCCCGTATGCCGGTATACACGTGACAAACCTCATCGGGATCGGATTCCGCTATGAACTATCGAATACGCTTGCGTTCCAACTCGGATTCAACAGCCAACCCGGATTCCAGTTTAACCTAACGTTCGGCGGCGAAGAGACACAGGCATTTGAGGGTGAAAATTTGCTCTTTTAGGATAAAAACTGAAAGAATTATCAAGGAAAATTAGAAAGATGCGAGCAGTTGTTCAGCGCGTCAAATCCGCGAGTGTTACGGTAGATGGGGAACGCGTCTCCGAAATAGGAGCAGGCGTTCTCATTTTCCTCGGCGTTGCCCACGAGGATACGACAAAAGAATTAGAATACATTGCCAACAAGGTCGCCAATCTACGTATCTTCGAGGACGCGGAGGGTAAAATGAATTGTTCGCTCCTTGAAACGGGTGGGGCTGCACTTGTCGTCTCGCAATTCACCCTCTACGGGGATTGTCGCAAAGGACGACGCCCCAGTTTTATCAACGCCGCTCGTCCCGAAGTCGCGAATGCGCTGTATGAAGAATTTATCACCGCTTTAGAGAAACGCAACGTTCCCACGCAAGGCGGCACTTTTCAAGCGATGATGGATGTCCAACTTATTAACGACGGTCCTGTCACCATTTTACTGGATAGCGACAAGAATTTTTAACAATTGCTCCTGGGCTGTCCTTCCGTTGTCAGGACAGTATTCCAATTGTTAAAAAACCTGTCCCAACCTAAAGCAGGTTTCTTAACAATTTTAGATCGGAGTTGACGAAGGAAACTCCGTCCAGGAGCAACAGATTAAAAAGGAGAGAACTATGGCACAGAAAATGCGTCTCGGCTTAGGTCAATTCAGTGAACTCAGTGAAGAACGACTGAAATTCATCAAGCAACTTGGGGTTGAAGATGTGCTGCTCAACACACCCCAACTCCCCGGCACAGAACGCTGGGAATTCATGGACATTCTTCATCTCCGGACAGAGATAGAGAATGCTGGGTTACGGTTAGCCGCACTTGAGAACGTGCCTGTCTCCTTTTACGACAAAGCGATGCTCGGTTTGCCCGGACGCGATGCCCAGATTGAGAACATGGCGATGACGATCCGCAACCTCGGCAAGGCTGGTGTTGAAATATTCGGGTACCACTGGATGCCCAACGAAGTCTGGCGGACCTCCCGAACAACACTCGGTAGAGGCGGTGCTGCGGTTACCAGTTTCGATATGGAACAGGTTAAAGACGCGCCTTTAACGCACGGGCGTGTTTACACGGAAGACGAGATATGGGAGAATTACGAGTATTACATGAACGCCATTCTGCCCGTCGCAGAAGAGGCAGGCGTTAAGCTCGCGCTCCACCCAGACGATCCGCCTGTCGAATCGCTTGCGGGTGTGCCGCGCCTGTTCCGCAACTTTGAGGGTTTCAAACGCGGTATGGAAATCGCCGACAGTCCCCTACACGGACTCGATTTCTGTGTCGGTTCCTGGTCCGAAATGGGACCGGGTGTCACGGATGCGATCCGTTATTTCGGAGAACGCGACAAGATTTTTTACGTCCATTTCCGAGATGTGCAAGGGCATGTCCCAAAATTTGCGGAATCCTTCGTCAACAACGGCAATTGCGATATGTTTGACGTGATGCGCACACTGAAAGAGGTCGGTTTTACAGGCTTCATGATTACCGACCATGTGCCACATATCGTTGATGACACAGACTGGGGACACCGAGGCCGCGCATACGCCATCGGGTACATGACAGCATTCCTCGAAATCTTAATGGCGGTCGAGAAATGAAACAACCTGAATGGATTGACATAATTAAACAGGGTGATTGTATTCAACTGATGTCCGAAATGCCGGAGGAATGTGTCGATCTCGTCATAACGGATCCGCCCTTCGCGATTGACTTCAAAGCGACTCGTCACAATTACAGAGGCGGAGATGACTTCCAGAAAGTTTATACGTTTTTGGAGACGCTATACATCAGCAGTCGACTGGTGCTGCCACTAAAAGGTACTATTCTCATAGGATATTGATACTAAAAAGGAGTAAAAAATGGCTCAGGTTGTTCCGTTACGATACGACACAGCTTTTAAGAAAGCGTTCGGTCAACCGGATATCTTCTGTCAATTTGCCGAAGACATCTTAGGTATCAAATTTCATACCGATGAGGTGCATCGCGGCTACAAATTCCTTGAACCCATTGGACAAGTTGATATTGAATACGATTTGTTTGCTGAGGATCCAGAATCTCGTATTGTGGTTGAGATACAACATGTCAAAGAACGACACTTCTACGACCGTTTCCTATATTATCATCTTATCAACCTCGTCGAACAGGTGAAAAACAGCAAGGCGTATCAGTTCAATCGGACGGTTTACACGATTGTTGTCTTAACGAGTCCGTATAGCGAGGGCGACATCGACTTCAGTGTGGCTATCTCGGATTTCAATCCGGTCAACGAATTTAGCCGGAAAGTCAATGTCTATCCGCATCAACTTGTGTTTGTGGTCCCGCGGATGGTCAACGATAAGACACCGCCGGGCCTCAAAGCGTGGTTGGAACTCGTTTTGGATTCTCTGGATGGAGAAATAGACGAAAGTCTCTATAACTCCCCGATTTTTGAGAGAGTGATTGATGCGGTTAAACTGGACAACATCTCGCCTGCGGAGCGCAGGGTCCTTAAGGATGAAGAATCTTGGGAAGATACCCTAATAGATACAAGGCAACAGGAAAAGATTACCATCGCTCGCGCACTGATTAGCGAAGGCGTAAGCACTGAAGTCATCGCAAGAGCAACAGGTATCCCAGAAACAGACATCGAAAAACTAAGACAATCGTAAATGCCAAGGCATGCTGCTAATAGCACAGAGTCTTTGCGAATGCCACACGCGCATTCGCCAGTCTACGCCACGAAAAATGATGTCGGACGCACGGATTTATAGAAACAACAACCCCACGGCGAGGTGCTACCATGTACAACAGACCTCCAACGATCGGCGAATACCTACTCAGAAAATTAGAGGGCTACGACATTGAACACATTTTCGGCGTTCCCGGGGATTATGTGCTGCGGTTCTATGACCTCATCGAACAGAGTTCAATTCAGCATATCGGTATGACCCGTGAGGACGCAGCAGGCTACGCCGCCGATGCTTATGCTCGGATAAAAGGCATGGGTGCCGCCTGTGTTACCTATTGCGTCGGTGGGTTATCCATGGTGAACGCTGTCGCGGGTGCCTACGCAGAGAAATCACCCGTTGTTGTTATCAGTGGTGCCCCCGGCATCAGAGAACACGGAAAAGATGAACTCCTCCACCATAAAGTCAGGGATTTCCATACACAGCAACGTATCTATGATGAGATAACCGTCGCAACGGCACTCCTTGACGAACCCTTTACCGCCTTCAACGAAATCGACAGGGTGCTCGATGCCGTTTACCGCTACAAACGTCCCGGATACATTGAACTTCCACGCGATATGGTGGATGTCCGCGGCACGCTTTACCAACGTCCCTCAACGGGTGGACATCTCAGCGATCCGGAAACACTGGAGGTCGCCGTTGAAGAGGCTATTGATTTCATCAACCACAGTAAAAGACCTGTCATTCTCGCGGGTGTAGAACTCCACAGATTCGGCTACCAAAATAAATTACTGCGACTCATAGATGAAAAACGGATTCCAGTCGTGGCAACGCTCCTTGGAAAGTCGGTAGTGCCGGAATCCCATCCGCTTTACTTGGGGATATACGAGGGTGCGATGGGGAGACAAGAGGTCCGACAATTTGTTGAAGACTCGGATTGTGTGATCATCCTCGGGGCATTCATGACGGATGTGAACCTTGGGATTTACACCGCAAATCTCGATCGAGCCCACTCAATCTACGCCACCTCGGAAAAAATCGCAATCCGTTATCATAATTACGAAGAGGTGATGTTCGACGATTTTATTGACGGTCTCAATTCGCCGAAACTCCGAAGGCGACGGAAACCGAATTTGGGCTGGGCATTTCCAGATACGGAACCGTTTAAAGTCGAACCCGATAAACCTTTAACAACCTGTCGGTTGTTTCAACACCTGAATGAATTCATAAACGACGAACTGACGGTTATCGCGGATGTCGGGGACAGCCTCTTCGGGGCTGCCGAGCTGCGTATCCATCAACATACCAACTTCATCAGTCCTGCCTACTATACCTCAATGGGATTCGCAGTGCCGGCATCCGTTGGGGCGCAGCTGAGTATGCCGCAGGCGCGGTGTCTCGTTATCGTCGGAGATGGTGCCTTCCAAATGACAGGCACTGAACTCTCAACGACCGTCCGTTACGGACTCAATCCGATTGTGCTTGTTTTAAATAATCACGGATATGGCACTGAACGGCATCTCCTCGACGGTCCCTTTAACGACATAGGTTGTTGGAACTATAGCGCCATGCCAACCCTCTTTGGAACAGGACGCGGCTACTATGTCCGAACCGAAGGTGAGTTTGATGAAGCCATCAAAACCGCACTCGCTGAGACAGAACACTTTACTCTGATCGAAGCGGA contains:
- a CDS encoding glucose-1-phosphate adenylyltransferase, giving the protein MSNGNVIAVILGGGRGTRLFPLTRDRAKPSVPIAGKFRLVDIPISNCFHSGLERIYVLTQFNSVSLNRHIAQTYRFDTYRRGFVQILAAQQTLMGEEWYQGTADAVKHNQPYILNPRFADNYVLILAGDHLYRMDYREMLKVHTESNAAITVSVIPVKREDTSGLGILQADANGRIVDFVEKPQTEEELDQLRVKPEVFTSRGIEPHGREYIASMGIYIFNREVLQAILRDDTNVDFGKDIIPKSIQTLPVSAYFFDGYWEDIGTIRSFYSANIALTDTAPAFNFYDEQAPIYTNRRHLPSTKVNSSSIRSSILAEGSIIDDSEIDRTIVGIRSIISNRSRIYQSVLMGADYYESDASRAENAQAGIPNIGIGQNCLIQNAIIDKNARIGDNSVLVNRDGVDNLDGDNYYIRDGIVIVPKDATIPPETVV
- a CDS encoding phytanoyl-CoA dioxygenase family protein — encoded protein: MSDKKYLLNTEQMANFVADGYLRFDELIPRALNEAAHAEMEEGIIVRGRGGTVLNEVWDDDSAVGTVFRLPEVQGIIHSLVGENPLYDHHAVHIVRPQNDIGQIWHADAIIDLRMHFDIQFFYFSHDTPREMGGTMILPGSHYRRVCETDIARYQNFLGQLPIACNAGTLIVVHHGMWHCAQPNLTDRTRYMFKLRLNPTVRQCQLWNTDDIDTPGIHGALGRNHRWYGNDVRLEIVNRIKQWRFLTGDDSFDVGYWLSRLENMPENAQDAA
- a CDS encoding alpha-keto acid decarboxylase family protein; translation: MYNRPPTIGEYLLRKLEGYDIEHIFGVPGDYVLRFYDLIEQSSIQHIGMTREDAAGYAADAYARIKGMGAACVTYCVGGLSMVNAVAGAYAEKSPVVVISGAPGIREHGKDELLHHKVRDFHTQQRIYDEITVATALLDEPFTAFNEIDRVLDAVYRYKRPGYIELPRDMVDVRGTLYQRPSTGGHLSDPETLEVAVEEAIDFINHSKRPVILAGVELHRFGYQNKLLRLIDEKRIPVVATLLGKSVVPESHPLYLGIYEGAMGRQEVRQFVEDSDCVIILGAFMTDVNLGIYTANLDRAHSIYATSEKIAIRYHNYEEVMFDDFIDGLNSPKLRRRRKPNLGWAFPDTEPFKVEPDKPLTTCRLFQHLNEFINDELTVIADVGDSLFGAAELRIHQHTNFISPAYYTSMGFAVPASVGAQLSMPQARCLVIVGDGAFQMTGTELSTTVRYGLNPIVLVLNNHGYGTERHLLDGPFNDIGCWNYSAMPTLFGTGRGYYVRTEGEFDEAIKTALAETEHFTLIEAELEKLDTSPALARLAERMSGKI
- a CDS encoding TIM barrel protein, giving the protein MAQKMRLGLGQFSELSEERLKFIKQLGVEDVLLNTPQLPGTERWEFMDILHLRTEIENAGLRLAALENVPVSFYDKAMLGLPGRDAQIENMAMTIRNLGKAGVEIFGYHWMPNEVWRTSRTTLGRGGAAVTSFDMEQVKDAPLTHGRVYTEDEIWENYEYYMNAILPVAEEAGVKLALHPDDPPVESLAGVPRLFRNFEGFKRGMEIADSPLHGLDFCVGSWSEMGPGVTDAIRYFGERDKIFYVHFRDVQGHVPKFAESFVNNGNCDMFDVMRTLKEVGFTGFMITDHVPHIVDDTDWGHRGRAYAIGYMTAFLEILMAVEK
- a CDS encoding site-specific DNA-methyltransferase, coding for MKQPEWIDIIKQGDCIQLMSEMPEECVDLVITDPPFAIDFKATRHNYRGGDDFQKVYTFLETLYISSRLVLPLKGTILIGY
- a CDS encoding LamG domain-containing protein, whose protein sequence is MSKVLPFLTLSLLALIHFTAPHALALDTDGLVGVWLLDEGKGEAVKDSSGNGLDGKIAQGKPKWVKGKFDGAMEFGGSDMVTVDDDDALDLSEFTIAAWINIPKVSGAWQIIASKENRNPTGRNYGLFGHINTGVIHYSFTTNAGWKSFDAKTVATDGDWHHTAGTYDGSDFKFYLDGQVDAEVSPGTKPDNHDNFLFIGGCDIGNYWMTGVIDEVVLYDRALSEKEINELIEDGMVVTLDVQPGGKLVTTWSQIKR
- a CDS encoding D-tyrosyl-tRNA(Tyr) deacylase; the protein is MRAVVQRVKSASVTVDGERVSEIGAGVLIFLGVAHEDTTKELEYIANKVANLRIFEDAEGKMNCSLLETGGAALVVSQFTLYGDCRKGRRPSFINAARPEVANALYEEFITALEKRNVPTQGGTFQAMMDVQLINDGPVTILLDSDKNF